In a genomic window of Prochlorococcus marinus subsp. marinus str. CCMP1375:
- a CDS encoding precorrin-8X methylmutase: MTTIDHPIFDESVRFIRSRLHCPELDKLEVQVLERLIHTTGDFGIQDYLTFSPNACQLGVAALQAGAPILTDTFMAAAAVNPMASRTMQSSVHCILDWAPKKGHSGLTRTALGIESAWTDLSKNFNNESSPIILFGSAPKALEVLLGLIANGALSPSLIIGMPVGFISVLESKMLLSQMDLPQIRIDGNRGGAAMAAATVNALLRASWNIKQTNKKLSAE, from the coding sequence GTGACGACAATTGATCATCCGATTTTTGATGAAAGTGTTCGATTTATTCGTTCTAGACTTCATTGTCCAGAACTGGACAAACTAGAAGTTCAAGTTCTTGAGAGATTAATTCACACAACTGGAGACTTTGGTATTCAAGATTATTTGACCTTTTCACCAAATGCATGTCAGTTGGGAGTTGCGGCTCTTCAAGCAGGAGCGCCAATATTAACTGACACTTTTATGGCTGCTGCTGCTGTCAATCCAATGGCATCTCGCACAATGCAGTCCTCTGTGCATTGTATTTTGGATTGGGCTCCGAAAAAAGGTCATTCTGGCCTTACTCGCACAGCTCTTGGGATAGAAAGTGCCTGGACTGATCTTTCCAAGAATTTTAATAATGAAAGTTCACCAATCATTTTGTTTGGAAGTGCACCTAAGGCATTGGAAGTCTTATTAGGATTAATTGCTAATGGAGCATTATCTCCTAGCTTAATTATTGGCATGCCAGTTGGTTTTATTAGTGTGCTTGAGAGCAAAATGCTTTTATCACAGATGGATTTACCTCAAATAAGAATTGATGGAAATAGAGGAGGAGCAGCTATGGCAGCAGCAACAGTAAATGCTTTGTTAAGAGCTTCTTGGAATATAAAACAGACCAATAAAAAATTATCAGCTGAATAA
- the mutS gene encoding DNA mismatch repair protein MutS, giving the protein MTAENTPLQGNLFVESEENLLDANSLQNTNSVKDSNLNDEELSKNAELRPRKRKKSVLLQNSVGEQTEDFSNDERPAWSHHSLVEINELTPVLRHYVELKQKHPERILLYRLGDFFECFFEDAIGLSELLELTLTGKEGGKKIGRVPMAGIPHHAAERYCSTLIQKGLSVAICDQLESIQNKEGKLLKRGITRILTPGTVLEEGMLQAKKNNWLAAILIESNSQTNQLKWGLASADISTGEFTVKEGNGIDTLEQDLLNIEASEIICEQLDVDISKKWQSNRIKITQQSKTSFSLQEAKAILKKHYNLKTINGLGLNETELALRAAGGLLYYLKETNPIHNIGVKNKCSKVVLDFPKNNLRGDSLIIDAQTRRNLELTKTQKDGHFQGSLLCAIDRTLTAMGGRCLRRWIENPLINSELILQRQRLITLLVEKRPLRKALRNLLRTMGDIERLSGRASAGQAGARELVAIADCLEKLPKLAANLQNLSINPPKWFSKLENINPELTKLAEEIKDKLIDNPPLSITEGNLINDSVDKILDGLRNQLDDQNEWLSNQEKKERNISGNNNLKLQHHRTFGYFLAVSKSKANTVPDHWIRRQTLANEERFVTPALKERESKIFQLKVKAANREYDLFCALRELVGGYAPIIRETAKAIAGLDVLLGLAELASTNNYCAPNIIDKKSLSNSRSINIKGCRHPVVEQMLVEEKFQANDIELGDGVDLIILTGPNASGKSCYLRQIGLIQILSQIGSWIPADKASISIADRVFTRVGAVDDLAAGQSTFMVEMAETAFILNQATQDSIVLLDEIGRGTSTFDGLSIAWSVSEFLAENIKSRTIFATHYHELNELAKKMGNVANFQVLVHETGEDIHFLHQVIPGGSNRSYGIEAARLAGVPKSVINRARGVLKRLEEKNKG; this is encoded by the coding sequence ATGACTGCCGAAAACACTCCTTTACAAGGAAACTTGTTCGTTGAATCTGAAGAAAATTTGTTAGATGCGAACTCGTTACAAAACACAAACAGTGTTAAGGATTCAAATCTAAATGACGAAGAGCTTTCTAAAAATGCTGAATTAAGACCTCGAAAAAGAAAGAAATCAGTTCTTCTACAAAATAGTGTTGGGGAACAAACGGAAGATTTCTCTAATGATGAACGCCCTGCATGGTCTCATCACAGTTTAGTTGAAATCAATGAATTAACCCCTGTCCTACGTCATTACGTAGAACTCAAACAAAAACACCCTGAAAGAATATTGCTCTATAGGTTGGGAGATTTTTTTGAGTGCTTTTTTGAAGATGCAATCGGTTTATCTGAATTATTGGAACTAACACTGACTGGAAAAGAAGGTGGAAAAAAAATTGGAAGAGTGCCTATGGCAGGTATTCCACACCATGCAGCAGAAAGATACTGCTCAACCCTTATACAAAAAGGTTTATCAGTAGCAATATGTGACCAACTAGAAAGTATTCAAAATAAAGAAGGGAAACTTCTCAAGAGAGGTATTACAAGAATCCTTACTCCTGGAACAGTTCTTGAAGAAGGAATGCTTCAAGCAAAGAAAAATAATTGGTTAGCAGCTATCTTAATTGAATCAAATTCTCAGACCAATCAATTGAAATGGGGGTTGGCCAGTGCAGATATAAGTACAGGGGAGTTTACTGTTAAAGAAGGAAATGGAATTGATACTCTAGAGCAAGATTTATTAAATATTGAAGCTTCAGAGATTATCTGCGAGCAACTAGATGTTGACATCTCAAAAAAATGGCAATCCAATCGTATAAAAATTACTCAACAATCTAAGACGTCTTTTAGTCTGCAAGAGGCTAAGGCAATTTTAAAAAAGCATTATAATCTAAAAACTATTAATGGGCTTGGATTAAATGAAACAGAATTAGCTCTTAGAGCTGCTGGGGGACTATTATATTACCTTAAGGAAACCAACCCAATTCACAATATAGGAGTAAAGAATAAATGTTCAAAAGTTGTACTTGACTTTCCTAAAAATAATTTAAGAGGAGATTCATTAATAATTGATGCGCAAACTCGAAGAAATTTAGAACTAACAAAAACTCAGAAAGATGGACATTTCCAAGGCTCACTTTTATGTGCAATCGATCGAACTCTTACCGCTATGGGAGGAAGGTGCTTACGACGGTGGATTGAAAACCCTCTAATTAATTCAGAATTAATTCTGCAAAGACAAAGATTAATCACACTCCTAGTAGAGAAAAGACCACTAAGAAAAGCATTGCGCAATTTACTAAGAACGATGGGAGACATCGAGCGCCTTTCAGGTAGAGCTAGTGCAGGTCAAGCTGGAGCAAGAGAACTAGTGGCAATTGCTGATTGCTTAGAAAAATTACCGAAATTGGCAGCGAATCTTCAAAACCTCTCAATCAACCCTCCTAAATGGTTCTCTAAACTTGAAAATATAAATCCAGAGCTTACAAAGCTAGCAGAAGAAATTAAGGATAAATTAATAGACAACCCCCCATTAAGTATTACTGAAGGTAATCTAATAAATGATAGTGTTGATAAGATATTAGATGGTCTCAGAAACCAGTTGGATGATCAAAATGAATGGCTATCTAATCAGGAAAAAAAAGAAAGGAACATAAGTGGTAATAATAACCTTAAGCTTCAACACCATAGGACTTTTGGATATTTTTTAGCGGTAAGTAAATCCAAGGCTAATACTGTTCCAGATCATTGGATTAGAAGACAAACTTTAGCTAATGAAGAAAGGTTTGTTACTCCTGCATTAAAAGAAAGAGAAAGTAAAATCTTTCAATTAAAGGTAAAAGCAGCAAACCGTGAATATGATTTATTTTGTGCCTTGAGGGAATTGGTTGGTGGTTATGCTCCAATAATAAGGGAAACAGCAAAAGCAATTGCAGGTCTTGATGTTCTTTTAGGCCTTGCAGAGTTAGCATCAACAAACAACTATTGTGCACCAAATATTATTGATAAAAAAAGCTTATCTAATTCTAGAAGTATTAATATAAAAGGATGCAGGCACCCTGTAGTAGAGCAAATGTTAGTTGAGGAAAAATTTCAAGCAAATGACATTGAGTTAGGTGATGGGGTCGATTTAATAATACTTACAGGTCCTAATGCTAGTGGAAAAAGTTGTTATTTAAGACAAATAGGTCTGATTCAAATATTATCTCAAATTGGAAGTTGGATTCCAGCAGATAAAGCTTCTATCAGTATTGCAGATAGAGTTTTTACTAGAGTTGGAGCAGTAGATGATTTAGCAGCTGGTCAATCAACGTTTATGGTAGAGATGGCAGAGACTGCTTTTATCTTAAATCAAGCTACACAAGATTCTATAGTTTTATTAGATGAAATTGGGAGAGGAACCTCTACATTTGATGGTCTTTCAATAGCATGGTCAGTCAGTGAATTTCTTGCAGAAAATATTAAAAGTCGTACTATCTTTGCAACGCATTATCACGAGCTAAATGAGCTTGCAAAAAAAATGGGAAATGTTGCTAATTTCCAAGTTCTTGTACACGAAACTGGAGAAGATATACATTTCCTTCATCAAGTAATTCCAGGAGGTTCAAATAGAAGTTATGGAATTGAAGCTGCTCGTTTAGCTGGCGTTCCTAAAAGTGTAATTAATAGAGCAAGAGGAGTGCTTAAAAGATTAGAAGAAAAAAATAAAGGTTGA
- a CDS encoding aspartate kinase has product MTLLVQKFGGTSVGNVERIQAVAKRIALCKEEGNQLVIVVSAMGNSTDELTKLALSISGNPPSREMDMLLSTGEQVTIALLSIALNKIGIPATSMTGAQVGIITESAHGRARILEIKTERIKELLNAGQIVVVAGFQGTSLSSGKTAEITTLGRGGSDTSAVALASALEADACEIYTDVPGVLTTDPRLVHDAKLMKTVSCDEMLELASLGAAVLHPRAVEIARTYGVNLIVRSSWKNEPGTTLTSQAKQSIVRGGLELSRPVNGIELIEHQAVIGLSHVPDQPGIAADLFETLSKGGVNVDLIIQSTHEGNSNDITFTVSEQNLPTAKLLCEKLIKKLGGELTTQKQMSKLSIRGAGIMGRPGIAAKFFETLSKSGINLRLIATSEVKVSCVINSEFGTKGLKVTSKAFDLKNNQIQINPTIDCINEPEVRGVALDPNQVQVSVVNVPDVPGSAGTLCRSFADSGIILDTIVQSERKGDANGKIISFTLNKSDRENADSALTPLLRKWPNAYMKDGAAIARISAVGAGMPASIGTAGRMFRALANKKINIKMIATSEIRTTCIIAEKDGNHALEAVHTFFKLNA; this is encoded by the coding sequence ATGACTCTTCTGGTGCAAAAATTTGGTGGCACCTCTGTAGGCAATGTGGAGCGCATTCAAGCTGTTGCTAAAAGAATTGCATTATGCAAAGAAGAAGGGAATCAGCTTGTAATTGTTGTCTCAGCTATGGGTAATAGCACAGATGAGCTTACAAAATTAGCCTTATCAATAAGCGGCAATCCACCATCAAGAGAAATGGATATGTTGCTCTCGACAGGAGAGCAAGTAACCATAGCGCTGCTCTCAATAGCTCTGAACAAAATTGGCATACCTGCAACATCAATGACAGGAGCACAGGTTGGAATAATTACCGAATCAGCTCATGGCCGAGCGCGCATTCTTGAAATCAAAACCGAGAGGATTAAGGAACTTTTAAATGCTGGTCAGATAGTTGTGGTCGCAGGGTTTCAAGGAACCAGCCTTAGTAGTGGGAAAACTGCTGAGATTACTACTCTAGGCAGAGGTGGTTCGGATACATCTGCAGTAGCACTTGCATCAGCTCTAGAAGCTGATGCGTGTGAAATTTATACAGATGTTCCAGGAGTCTTAACTACAGATCCTCGTTTAGTGCATGACGCGAAGCTCATGAAAACGGTTAGTTGTGATGAAATGCTTGAATTAGCCAGTCTAGGAGCTGCAGTTTTACACCCAAGAGCAGTTGAAATAGCAAGAACTTATGGTGTGAACTTAATTGTTAGATCAAGCTGGAAGAATGAACCTGGAACAACTCTTACAAGCCAAGCCAAGCAATCCATAGTGAGAGGAGGCCTAGAACTAAGCAGGCCTGTAAATGGTATTGAACTTATTGAACACCAAGCCGTAATAGGCCTTTCACATGTTCCTGATCAGCCAGGTATTGCAGCAGACTTATTTGAAACACTATCAAAAGGAGGCGTCAATGTTGATTTAATCATCCAATCAACTCATGAAGGCAATAGCAATGACATCACTTTCACAGTTTCCGAACAAAATTTACCGACAGCAAAATTACTCTGTGAAAAACTAATTAAAAAGCTAGGTGGAGAATTAACTACTCAAAAGCAAATGTCTAAATTGAGTATTCGAGGAGCAGGAATAATGGGAAGACCAGGCATTGCAGCAAAATTTTTTGAAACATTATCAAAGTCAGGAATCAATTTAAGACTAATAGCAACTAGTGAAGTAAAAGTAAGTTGTGTAATAAATTCCGAATTTGGTACTAAAGGATTAAAAGTTACTAGTAAAGCCTTTGATCTCAAAAATAATCAAATTCAAATCAATCCAACGATTGATTGTATTAATGAACCAGAAGTTCGAGGTGTTGCTTTAGATCCAAATCAAGTACAAGTTAGTGTTGTCAATGTTCCCGATGTACCAGGTTCAGCTGGAACATTATGTAGATCTTTTGCTGACTCTGGTATCATTCTGGACACGATTGTTCAATCGGAAAGAAAAGGTGATGCTAACGGCAAAATTATCAGTTTTACCCTGAACAAAAGTGATAGAGAAAATGCAGATTCTGCTTTGACACCTCTTTTGAGAAAGTGGCCTAATGCATATATGAAAGATGGCGCGGCAATCGCCCGTATTAGTGCTGTAGGAGCAGGAATGCCTGCTAGCATAGGAACAGCAGGCAGAATGTTTAGAGCATTAGCAAATAAAAAAATTAATATCAAAATGATTGCGACTAGTGAAATTAGGACTACTTGCATCATTGCTGAAAAAGATGGAAATCATGCACTTGAAGCAGTTCATACATTCTTTAAATTAAATGCGTAA
- a CDS encoding DUF561 domain-containing protein → MSRLQNLPYQLQKSLFNRSVLKVITGLNNFDQKLVTKVARSASVGGADLLDVACAPNLVKAAIESSALPICVSSVEPESFPAAINAGASMIEIGNFDTFYPKGRFFDADEVLSLAIESRKLLPNVVLSVTVPHILPLDKQGKLALDLIEVGADLIQTEGGTSSHPIKSGVLGLIEKAAPTLAAAHSITKSFEEVACKAPVLCASGLSDVTVPMALASGASGVGIGSAINGLDNELEMIAMVRTLRHAIESSKCLLSDSIL, encoded by the coding sequence ATGTCGCGTCTTCAAAATCTTCCATATCAGCTTCAAAAGAGTTTGTTTAATCGCTCAGTGCTGAAAGTAATTACTGGGTTAAATAATTTTGATCAAAAGTTAGTAACAAAAGTGGCGCGATCCGCCTCAGTTGGAGGTGCAGATTTATTAGATGTCGCATGCGCTCCTAATTTAGTCAAGGCTGCGATTGAAAGCTCTGCTCTTCCTATTTGTGTAAGTTCTGTTGAACCTGAAAGTTTTCCTGCTGCTATAAATGCTGGAGCATCAATGATAGAAATAGGTAACTTTGACACTTTTTATCCAAAAGGCAGATTTTTTGATGCTGATGAAGTGCTTTCTTTAGCAATTGAAAGTAGAAAACTTCTTCCGAATGTTGTTTTGTCTGTAACTGTCCCTCATATTTTGCCTTTAGATAAGCAAGGTAAATTGGCTTTGGACTTAATTGAAGTTGGGGCTGATTTAATTCAGACTGAAGGAGGAACTAGTTCCCACCCTATAAAGTCTGGTGTTCTAGGTCTTATTGAGAAAGCCGCACCAACACTTGCTGCAGCGCATAGTATTACCAAGAGTTTTGAAGAAGTAGCTTGTAAAGCCCCAGTTTTATGTGCTTCTGGCTTGTCAGATGTAACTGTTCCTATGGCTCTTGCTTCTGGGGCCTCTGGAGTTGGGATTGGTTCAGCTATTAATGGTCTTGATAATGAGTTGGAAATGATTGCTATGGTTAGGACTCTGCGTCACGCAATTGAATCTTCTAAGTGCTTACTTTCGGATTCTATTTTATAA
- the tilS gene encoding tRNA lysidine(34) synthetase TilS, which produces MTNSTKVEKPWTKWHERLHKSLKSKSNLLPYGSSLLISVSGGQDSMALLKLILDLQRIYEWKVHVWHGDHGWHNQSRQIAEELEEWCKCQKLSFFCNRTNKQKVSTEEDARNWRYKSLIQQAKTLSKESPSLPCERVLTGHTANDRTETFIMNLARGAHLKGLSSLREDRTLETKIQLIRPILRFSRQETIQICDEMDLPIWIDPSNSNIAYSRNKIRAEIIPVLESLHPQSTIRISNLAERLTSLQKDQHQLAHLALGALLTSTGLSRSKMTKLSKTVRAIILAQWLEDNKAPLLSSKQLEELSQKIGKNKGPGNMDISNHLKIRWNKNSIELIN; this is translated from the coding sequence ATGACAAATTCCACCAAAGTCGAAAAACCATGGACCAAATGGCATGAAAGATTACATAAATCACTAAAAAGCAAAAGCAATCTACTGCCCTATGGATCATCTCTTCTTATCTCAGTCTCAGGAGGACAAGATTCGATGGCGTTACTCAAATTAATTCTTGATCTGCAAAGAATTTATGAATGGAAAGTTCATGTTTGGCACGGAGATCATGGCTGGCATAACCAATCAAGACAAATAGCCGAAGAACTAGAAGAATGGTGTAAATGTCAAAAGCTGAGTTTTTTTTGCAATAGAACAAATAAGCAAAAAGTATCTACTGAAGAAGATGCAAGAAACTGGCGCTATAAAAGCCTTATCCAACAAGCTAAAACTCTTTCGAAAGAAAGCCCTTCTTTACCTTGCGAACGCGTTTTGACTGGTCACACAGCTAATGATAGAACTGAGACTTTTATCATGAATCTCGCAAGAGGAGCGCATTTAAAAGGTTTAAGCAGTTTAAGAGAGGACAGAACACTTGAAACCAAAATACAACTGATTCGTCCAATCCTAAGATTTAGCAGACAAGAAACTATTCAAATATGTGATGAAATGGATCTTCCAATATGGATTGATCCCTCTAATTCCAATATTGCTTACAGCCGAAATAAAATCCGAGCAGAAATAATTCCTGTGCTTGAGTCATTACATCCACAAAGCACTATAAGAATCTCAAATCTTGCAGAACGTCTTACATCTTTGCAAAAAGATCAACATCAATTAGCTCACCTTGCCCTTGGAGCATTACTTACTTCAACAGGGTTAAGCAGAAGCAAAATGACAAAACTATCTAAAACAGTAAGAGCAATTATTCTGGCGCAATGGTTAGAAGACAACAAAGCACCTCTGCTTTCATCAAAGCAACTGGAAGAGCTTAGTCAGAAGATTGGAAAAAACAAAGGACCAGGAAATATGGATATATCTAATCATTTAAAAATTAGATGGAACAAAAATTCCATCGAGCTGATTAATTAA
- the uvrB gene encoding excinuclease ABC subunit UvrB, translating into MSKYYLKAPYQPKGDQPKAITKLVDGVNSGREYQTLLGATGTGKTFTIANVIAKTGRPALVLAHNKTLAAQLCNELREFFPNNAVEYFISYYDYYQPEAYVPVSDTYIAKTSSINEEIDMLRHSATRSLFERDDVIVVASISCIYGLGIPSEYLKASVKFKVGNEINLRKSLRELVANQYFRNDFDIGRGKFRVKGDVLEIGPAYDDRLVRIELFGDEIEAIRYVDPITGEILDSLNCISIYPAKHFVTPKERLVTAIDDIQKELKEQLDFFNKEGKLLEAQRLEQRTKYDLEMLREVGYCNGVENYARHLSGREAGSPPECLIDYFPKDWLLVIDESHVTCSQLLAMYNGDQSRKKVLIEHGFRLPSAADNRPLKSQEFWNKANQTVFISATPGNWELEISSGAIIEQVIRPTGVLDPLVEVRPTKGQVEDLLDEIRERSRKKQRVLITTLTKRMAEDLTDYLSENDVRVRYLHSEIHSIERIEIIQDLRMGEYDVLVGVNLLREGLDLPEVSLVVILDADKEGFLRAERSLIQTIGRAARHIEGKALLYADNFTDSMKKAIEETERRRAIQESYNQQNNIVPMPAGKKANNSILSFLELSRRVQKDGIDNDLVEIAGNVVDEFKFNNNSELAIENLPQLIDELETKMKKSAKDLDFENAAKLRDKIHQLRKKLIR; encoded by the coding sequence ATGTCTAAATATTATTTAAAGGCACCTTATCAACCAAAGGGTGATCAACCAAAAGCAATAACTAAGCTTGTTGATGGTGTTAATTCTGGTAGAGAATATCAGACTCTCTTAGGAGCAACAGGAACCGGTAAGACATTTACTATTGCAAATGTGATTGCTAAAACAGGTCGTCCTGCACTTGTTTTAGCGCACAACAAAACACTTGCAGCACAACTTTGTAATGAGTTACGAGAGTTTTTCCCTAACAATGCAGTGGAGTATTTTATTTCTTATTATGATTATTATCAACCAGAAGCTTATGTCCCTGTCAGTGATACATATATTGCCAAGACATCATCGATTAATGAAGAAATAGATATGCTTCGGCACTCTGCAACACGTTCTTTATTTGAACGAGATGATGTAATAGTAGTTGCCTCAATTAGTTGTATTTATGGACTTGGTATTCCTAGTGAATATTTAAAAGCTTCTGTTAAATTTAAGGTTGGTAATGAGATAAATCTACGCAAATCCTTAAGAGAATTAGTTGCCAATCAATACTTTAGAAATGATTTTGATATTGGACGAGGTAAATTCAGAGTTAAAGGAGATGTTTTAGAGATTGGACCAGCCTACGATGATAGATTAGTACGTATAGAATTATTTGGGGATGAGATAGAAGCAATAAGATATGTTGATCCAATTACTGGAGAGATTTTAGACAGTTTGAATTGCATAAGTATTTACCCTGCAAAACATTTTGTTACACCTAAGGAAAGGCTAGTAACAGCAATTGATGATATTCAAAAGGAATTAAAAGAACAATTAGATTTTTTTAATAAAGAAGGAAAACTTCTTGAAGCACAAAGACTTGAACAGAGAACAAAATATGACTTAGAGATGTTACGTGAAGTTGGCTATTGCAATGGAGTTGAGAATTATGCTCGTCATTTGTCAGGCAGAGAGGCAGGCTCACCTCCTGAATGCTTGATAGATTATTTTCCTAAAGATTGGTTATTAGTAATTGATGAAAGCCACGTTACTTGTTCTCAATTGTTGGCTATGTATAACGGTGATCAATCAAGAAAGAAAGTTTTAATTGAGCATGGCTTTCGATTGCCAAGTGCGGCTGATAATAGACCATTGAAATCGCAAGAATTTTGGAATAAAGCCAATCAAACAGTTTTTATTAGCGCAACTCCTGGTAATTGGGAGCTGGAAATTAGCAGTGGTGCAATTATTGAACAAGTAATTAGACCTACAGGTGTATTAGATCCACTGGTTGAGGTTCGTCCAACGAAAGGACAAGTTGAAGATTTATTAGATGAAATACGAGAAAGATCTCGTAAAAAACAAAGAGTTTTAATTACTACATTAACAAAGAGAATGGCAGAGGACTTGACAGATTATCTATCAGAAAATGATGTGCGGGTTCGTTATCTTCATTCTGAAATTCACTCCATAGAAAGGATTGAAATAATTCAAGATTTACGAATGGGGGAATATGATGTCTTGGTAGGTGTAAATCTACTTCGGGAAGGACTAGATCTGCCAGAAGTGTCTTTGGTAGTAATTCTTGATGCAGATAAGGAAGGCTTTCTTAGAGCAGAAAGATCTCTTATTCAAACTATAGGCAGGGCTGCAAGACATATAGAAGGTAAGGCATTGCTTTATGCAGATAATTTCACAGATTCGATGAAAAAAGCAATTGAGGAAACTGAGCGTCGAAGGGCTATTCAGGAATCATACAACCAGCAAAATAATATCGTCCCTATGCCCGCAGGTAAGAAAGCAAATAATTCAATACTTTCTTTTTTAGAACTATCAAGAAGAGTTCAAAAGGATGGAATTGATAATGATCTAGTTGAAATTGCTGGAAATGTAGTAGATGAATTTAAATTCAATAATAATTCCGAATTAGCTATTGAAAACTTACCTCAATTAATAGATGAATTAGAGACAAAGATGAAAAAATCAGCTAAAGATTTAGATTTTGAAAATGCTGCTAAATTAAGAGATAAAATTCACCAACTAAGAAAAAAATTAATTAGGTAA
- the holA gene encoding DNA polymerase III subunit delta → MPIHLIWGDDFGAIDRSIEKFIKKAIDPNWISINLSRLDGQNASEAHKCLEEVRTPPFGNGHRIVIVKKSPFCNGCSNELSNHFESIINLIPEQTHLILVNQNKPDGRLKTTKLLNNLIKSKKAFEQRFILPPAWDGLGQKKLVERTAEEMNIELTEDAILTLVEALGSDSQRIAIELEKLVLLEEAKTNQKEGEKIIISQESVNDLIHSISSNSLQICEFLLKSNFGKAIEKIDYLLNEGEPALRILATMTSQIRGWLWVSLLDQGENKEVSSIAKQAGIANPKRIYVIRKQIQGKSPMFFIELLSRILEIEALLKKGALPKHAFRDGLVTKSDLIV, encoded by the coding sequence ATGCCAATACATTTGATATGGGGTGATGATTTTGGTGCGATTGATAGATCAATCGAAAAATTTATTAAAAAAGCCATTGATCCTAATTGGATAAGCATCAATTTGAGCCGTTTAGACGGTCAAAATGCTTCAGAAGCACATAAATGTCTTGAAGAAGTCCGGACACCTCCATTTGGGAATGGTCACCGAATCGTTATTGTTAAGAAAAGTCCATTTTGCAATGGATGCTCTAATGAATTATCTAATCACTTCGAAAGCATAATTAATTTAATTCCAGAACAGACCCATCTCATACTTGTCAATCAAAATAAGCCTGATGGTCGATTAAAAACGACAAAATTGCTCAATAATTTAATTAAATCCAAAAAAGCGTTTGAACAACGATTTATATTGCCTCCAGCCTGGGACGGATTAGGCCAAAAAAAATTGGTTGAAAGAACTGCTGAAGAAATGAATATAGAGCTCACGGAAGATGCAATTTTGACTCTTGTAGAAGCGCTTGGTAGCGACAGTCAAAGGATTGCAATTGAACTTGAAAAACTGGTTTTATTGGAAGAAGCAAAAACTAATCAAAAAGAAGGGGAGAAAATTATTATCAGTCAAGAATCAGTTAATGATCTAATTCACAGTATTTCTAGTAACTCATTACAAATTTGTGAATTCCTTTTAAAAAGCAATTTTGGGAAAGCTATTGAAAAAATAGATTACCTTTTAAATGAAGGAGAACCAGCTCTTAGGATACTCGCAACAATGACCTCGCAAATTAGAGGTTGGCTTTGGGTCTCTCTTCTTGATCAAGGAGAAAACAAAGAAGTTTCTTCTATTGCTAAACAAGCAGGAATTGCCAATCCAAAACGAATTTATGTAATCCGCAAACAAATTCAAGGGAAATCTCCTATGTTTTTTATTGAACTTCTTAGCAGAATATTGGAAATAGAAGCATTATTAAAAAAAGGAGCTTTACCTAAGCATGCTTTTCGAGATGGCCTAGTCACAAAATCTGATTTAATCGTCTAA